ATATACTAATTACTTCACAACGAGGTAAATTTACTGACCATATCTACCCTATCAAACCAACACTTACTCGAGAACATATATTAATAACCCTACACCTTCTACCCTTACTTATCATTTCCACCTGTCCCAAATTTATTCTTGGCGTTACATACTGCAAATATAGTTTAACAAAAACATTAGATTGTGAATCTAATATTAGGAGCTTAAACCTCCTTATATGCCTAAGAAAGTTACAAGAACTGCTAACTCTTGATTCCATGATTAAACCCCATGGCTTTCTTACTTTTAAAGGATAGTAGTTATCCATTGGTCTTAGGAACCAAAAATTTTGGTGCAACTCCAAATAAAAGTAATTAACTATTTATTAAATACCTTTCTTCTACTAACCATTATTATAATTACTTTTCCTTTAATCTATAATATCTTTATACCAAATAAAACCATCAACTTCCCACCATTATGCAAAACCATAATCAAACTAGCTTTCTTTACTAGTCTCATCCCACTAATACTCTTCATTTACTCCGGACAAGAATCTACAATTACAAACTGGCAATGACTTCCTATTAGCACATTTAACTTATCAATAAGCTTTAAACTAGACTATTTCTCCATCACATTTATCCCAATTGCATTATATGTTACATGATCCATCCTAGAATTCTCAATCTGATACATACATACTGACCCAAATATCCACCGCTTTTTCAAATACTTAATTATCTTCCTCTTTACAATAATTATTCTTGTATCCGCAAACAATCTATTTCAGTTATTCATCGGATGAGAAGGAGTAGGCATCATATCATTTATACTCATCGGATGATGATTCGGACGAACCGACGCAAACACCGCTGCTCTCCAAGCTGTACTATACAACCGAATCGGAGACATCGGATTCATATTAGCTATAGCATGAATAATACTCAACTGCAACTCCTGAGATATCCAACATATTTTCATAACAAACATTAATACACCAGCCCTACTTGGATTAATCCTCGCCGCAACCGGAAAATCAGCCCAATTTGGCTTACACCCTTGACTACCATCAGCTATAGAAGGACCCACCCCCGTATCAGCATTACTACACTCTAGCACCATAGTTGTTGCAGGTATTTTTCTACTAATTCGATTTAACCCAACCATACAAGGCAATCAAACAGCTCTCACCACTATACTATGCTTAGGAGGAATTACAACCCTATTTACCGCTATTTGTGCCGTTACCCAAAATGATATCAAAAAAATCGTAGCTTTTTCCACATCAAGTCAACTAGGCCTAATAATAGTAGCCCTTGGCCTAAACCAACCATACCTAGCATTCCTACATATTTGCACCCACGCTTTCTTCAAAGCAATACTATTCCTATGCTCTGGCTCTATTATCCATAACCTTAATGACGAACAAGATATCCGTAAAATAGGAGGACTACTTACGCTTCTTCCAATCACATCCTCTGCAATTATATTAGGCAGCTTGGCTCTTATAGGAACCCCATTTTTAGCAGGATTCTACTCAAAAGACGCAATCATCGAAGCCATAAACACATCACACGTAAATACATGAGCCCTATGCATCACACTTATTGCTACCATACTTACAGCCTTCTATAGCATACGAGTAATTCACTTCGTCTTACTAAACGAACCACGATTCCTACCTATTCCTGTAATATCTGAAAACAATCCAAACTTAATTAATCCTATTATACGACTAGCTTTAGGTAGTATTCTTACAGGATTCCTACTCACAACAAGCATTCCTCCTACCACAACAATCCCTATAACAATACCAACCATACTAAAAATCTCAGCTATGTTAGTCACTATTATAGGCATTCTAATCTCAATTGAACTTTTCACCTTAACTAACAAAATACCGATCATACCTATAATTCACACGCACAACTTTTCAAACATACTAGGATATTTCACA
Above is a window of Sarcophilus harrisii mitochondrion, complete genome DNA encoding:
- the ND5 gene encoding NADH dehydrogenase subunit 5, with the translated sequence MNYLLNTFLLLTIIMITFPLIYNIFMPNKTINFPPLCKTMIKLAFFTSLIPLMLFIYSGQESTITNWQWLPISTFNLSMSFKLDYFSITFIPIALYVTWSILEFSIWYMHTDPNIHRFFKYLIIFLFTMIILVSANNLFQLFIGWEGVGIMSFMLIGWWFGRTDANTAALQAVLYNRIGDIGFMLAMAWMMLNCNSWDIQHIFMTNINTPALLGLILAATGKSAQFGLHPWLPSAMEGPTPVSALLHSSTMVVAGIFLLIRFNPTMQGNQTALTTMLCLGGITTLFTAICAVTQNDIKKIVAFSTSSQLGLMMVALGLNQPYLAFLHICTHAFFKAMLFLCSGSIIHNLNDEQDIRKMGGLLTLLPITSSAIMLGSLALMGTPFLAGFYSKDAIIEAMNTSHVNTWALCITLIATMLTAFYSMRVIHFVLLNEPRFLPIPVMSENNPNLINPIMRLALGSILTGFLLTTSIPPTTTIPMTMPTMLKISAMLVTIMGILISIELFTLTNKMPIMPMIHTHNFSNMLGYFTHIFHRLKPLAGLQTGQHIATMLIDLGWYEKTGPKGQANLHSSLSSTFTSTQKGLIKYYFLSFMISMALTLMVL